One segment of Mus caroli chromosome 6, CAROLI_EIJ_v1.1, whole genome shotgun sequence DNA contains the following:
- the Wee2 gene encoding wee1-like protein kinase 2, which produces MADTETDQGLNKKLNFSFCEEDTESEGQMTAQDIGGAQNQKPGREESEELEGPMPPTRDELHTSLSRDKESPGPDLWKSVSGLPKCPETPILYSKSKLPVPTNFSTPKNLLGQPEISLLEKLSSRSSRHMRLTPAPLMDEKTSLSLVNINPFTPETYRKLLLQSKGKRKTRDYLEETGEEESKSVQWLPAKRSILQETNMASRYEKEFFEVEKIGVGEFGTVYKCIKRLDGCIYAIKRSAKSFSGLSNELDLHEVYAHAVLGHHPHVVRYYSSWIENDHVVIQNEYCNGGSLQAAISENTASNNHFQEPKLKDILLQISLGLKYIHNSGMVHLDIKPSNIFICHKMQSDSPVGPDEAESEADWFLNASVMYKIGDLGHATSISKPKVEEGDTRFLANEILQENYQYLPKADIFALGLTIAVAAGAESLPINGDMWHHIRKGNFPEIFQELSDDFYGLLKNMIHPAPKERPSAAALARSRILWPFLEKTDELQKLLNLEKSKTAILKRELKKARHIQTPQRDIHHCYYQIYKGSRHLLVGRRRKAPSSFTCGTSSV; this is translated from the exons ATGGCTGACACAGAGACTGACCAGGGACTGAACAAGAAATTAAACTTCTCCTTTTGTGAAGAAGATACTGAGAGTGAAGGGCAGATGACTGCACAAGACATCGGAGGGGCCCAGAACCAAAAGCCTGGGAGGGAAGAAAGTGAGGAGTTGGAGGGTCCGATGCCTCCTACCAGAGATGAACTTCATACTTCTCTGAGCAGAGACAAGGAAAGTCCAGGTCCTGAtctttggaaatcagtttcaGGCCTTCCCAAATGCCCAGAGACACCAATATTATACAGCAAGAGCAAGCTGCCAGTCCCTACCAACTTCTCCACTCCCAAA AATTTGCTGGGTCAGCCAGAGATTTCTCTGCTAGAGAAGCTCTCCTCCCGAAGCTCTAGACATATGAGGCTCACACCTGCTCCCCTTATGGATGAGAAGACCTCTTTGTCTCTGGTCAATATCAATCCGTTCACTCCGGAGACCTACAGAAAATTACTCCTTCAATCAAAGGGCAAGAGGAAGACCAGAGACTATCT tgagGAAACTGGAGAAGAGGAAAGCAAATCAGTACAGTGGCTGCCTGCTAAG agaagTATTCTACAAGAAACTAATATGGCTTCCCGCTATGAAAAAGAATTCTTCGAGGTAGAAAAAATTGGGGTTGGAGAATTTGGGACAGTCTACAAGTGCATTAAGAGGCTGGATGGATGCATTTATGCAATAAAGCGCTCTGCAAAGTCCTTTTCAGGATTGTCAAATGA ATTGGATTTGCATGAAGTTTATGCTCATGCAGTGCTTGGCCATCATCCCCATGTGGTACGCTACTATTCATCATGGATAGAAAACGATCATGTGGTCATTCAAAATGAATACTGCAATG GTGGGAGCCTGCAAGCTGCTATATCTGAAAACACTGCGTCCAATAATCACTTCCAAGAGCCCAAACTCAAAGACATCCTTCTACAGATTTCCTTGGGACTTAAGTACATCCACAACTCTGGCATGGTACACCTGGACATCAAACCCA GTAACATCTTCATTTGTCATAAGATGCAGAGTGACTCTCCTGTAGGCCCAGACGAGGCTGAAAGTGAAGCTGACTGGTTTCTCAATGCCAGTGTGATGTATAAAATTG gtGACCTGGGCCACGCGACATCAATCAGCAAACCTAAAGTGGAAGAAGGAGATACTCGTTTCCTGGCTAATGAGATCTTGCAAGAG AATTACCAATACCTTCCCAAAGCAGACATATTTGCCTTAGGATTAACAATTGCAGTGGCTGCAGGAGCAGAATCATTGCCCATCAATGGTGACATGTGGCATCATATCCGCAAAGGGAACTTCCCAGAGATTTTCCAAGAGCTCTCAGATGACTTTTATGGTCTACTCAAG AACATGATCCACCCAGCTCCAAAGGAGAGACCATCTGCAGCAGCTCTGGCCAGAAGTCGAATTCTCTGGCCTTTCTTGGAGAAGACCGATGAACTCCAGAAACTACTGAATTTGGAGAAATCCAAGACAGCCATACTGAAAAG AGAACTGAAAAAAGCTCGGCATATCCAGACCCCTCAGAGAGACATCCACCATTGTTATTATCAGATCTACAAAGGCTCAAGACACCTActggtgggaaggaggaggaaggcgcCCTCAAGCTTCACCTGTGGGACATCCTCCGTGTAG